One genomic region from Magallana gigas chromosome 3, xbMagGiga1.1, whole genome shotgun sequence encodes:
- the LOC117680777 gene encoding uncharacterized protein yields MKIVIIVVLLTCVVISIKSSPIQTTQNNDSSSHEVPSMLKTCTSTHHCHCVQGVPMCHDGHCHCLFAVQLGHDGNSDNQQSTEIPQETITKEPYNQTIVKEPDNGSEAGII; encoded by the exons ATGAAAATCGTTATTATTGTTGTGTTGCTAACTTGTGTAGTGATCTCTATAAAGA GTTCCCCTATACAAACCACTCAGAATAATGATTCGTCAAGCCATGAAG TGCCGTCCATGCTGAAGACCTGTACCAGCACCCACCACTGTCACTGTGTACAGGGCGTGCCCATGTGTCACGACGGACACTGCCACTGTCTGTTCGCCGTACAACTCGGACATGAC ggaAATTCAGACAATCAGCAGTCGACAGAAATCCCTCAAGAAACCATCACCAAAGAACCATATAACCAGACCATTGTAAAGGAACCAGATAACGGGTCGGAAGCAGGGATCATCTAA
- the LOC105338110 gene encoding uncharacterized protein, whose protein sequence is MRELVFLCLVGSILAAHHHHTTIPTTTLDPNSDEARMLRLEGGIENLARQLMMQQLFVEERIRSDGDSGIKQVRLNHKGTRTFFSDTHSMGSINSIHDHSNYINTIGMGEVIPVLNGIEFRTRHNDYKLRMPHPNSTTYHATVDIPFPEVPPSVKSQPTLEKQIEEMKNYFKAWKFQNPSFRDYRPYFKPVLCYMEGAWTTNTKTLDEPFSSDRHFIDAASWFDLQEKIRFTSYTGGKHNLENFSFLPTTIINMRNGTPEYAQWNYRILCHPIKGDLPLKAFEPVDDLASRLAHKYNLTKFSMTRSARFHLASEYRHAHFLPEKGYGVFQDRVYTHSIMDTIMNQIPGKDNYPAKIFDKSLGLEMLDPFSSSVNPLNTGYYHRRYKYDDKGAMGTKTNNRGFADKNLWVAQTTSNHIAPIHMNDCHKVNRTYTECKEIEARYTYAIPLEIIYMTPLNSWNPYNLPYWDRKHGRYTPTKDHRNGAFNATNAYNGTNYANYYWTPTAFFSGKELNHDAADTVKNSVGVLDSHGNVRRVSASGIRIFLPNIPGVGVLRQRWSVTPVHRDGSSVQKELDAMKEMINHIGAFSNLFQEPPAVSGSAVQQAPDAHFRTSLATKDPPGRHYHELFIEDSDYKLALSGQTVTAETTMESSHTHMVEVAYDSHTHQWVIKKCDDMAHCWDGHSEILTKIQ, encoded by the exons ATGAGGGAATTGGTCTTTCTTTGCCTGGTCGGCTCTATCTTGGCCGCACACCACCATCACACAACTATACCCACCACCACCCTGGACCCAAACAGCGATGAGGCCAGGATGCTGAGGCTGGAAGGTGGAATTGAGAACCTGGCGAGACAGCTAATGATGCAACAACTGTTCGTAGAGGAACGAATCAGAAGCGATGGAGATTCTG GTATCAAACAGGTTCGATTGAATCATAAAGGCACCAGGACCTTTTTCTCGGACACACACAGCATGGGGTCCATCAACTCTATTCACGACCACTCTAACTACATCAACACAATTGGTATGGGAGAAGTGATTCCCGTCCTCAACGGCATCGAATTCAGAACCCGCCACAATGACTACAAGCTCCGCATGCCGCACCCGAACTCCACCACTTATCATGCCACTGTGGACATCCCTTTCCCCGAGGTTCCTCCATCAGTGAAAAGCCAACCTACCTTGGAAAAGCAGATTGAGGAGATGAAAAACTACTTCAAGGCGTGGAAATTTCAGAACCCATCTTTCCGCGATTATCGGCCATATTTCAAACCCGTTCTTTGCTATATGGAGGGGGCTTGGACCACAAACACGAAAACTCTAGACGAGCCATTCTCTAGTGACCGTCACTTCATTGATGCTGCAAGTTGGTTTGATTTACAGGAAAAAATTAGGTTTACCTCGTACACAGGAGGAAAACACAATCTGGAAAACTTTTCCTTCCTTCCGACCACAATTATCAATATGAGAAACGGAACCCCCGAGTATGCCCAGTGGAACTATAGAATTCTGTGCCATCCCATTAAAGGAGACCTACCTCTGAAAGCATTTGAGCCTGTTGACGATTTAGCCTCAAGACTGGCGCACAAATATAACCTTACCAAATTTTCCATGACACGATCTGCAAGATTCCATCTCGCAAGCGAATACCGGCACGCACATTTCTTGCCAGAAAAGGGATATGGTGTGTTCCAAGACAGAGTGTACACACACAGTATTATGGATACCATCATGAATCAAATTCCCGGAAAAGACAACTACCCGGCTAAGATATTCGATAAATCCTTAGGCTTAGAGATGCTTGACCCCTTTAGTTCCTCAGTAAACCCCCTAAACACCGGATACTACCACAGAAGGTACAAGTATGACGATAAAGGAGCGATGGGAACCAAAACAAACAACAGAGGGTTCGCCGACAAAAACCTGTGGGTGGCACAAACCACAAGCAACCACATTGCGCCTATCCACATGAACGACTGTCACAAGGTCAACAGGACTTACACTGAGTGTAAAGAAATCGAAGCTAGATACACGTATGCTATCCCACTTGAGATCATCTACATGACACCACTGAACTCCTGGAATCCCTACAATCTCCCATATTGGGACAGGAAACACGGTAGGTACACGCCAACTAAAGACCACAGAAACGGAGCCTTCAATGCAACTAATGCATACAATGGAACCAACTACGCCAACTATTACTGGACACCTACTGCCTTCTTTAGCGGAAAAGAACTGAATCACGATGCCGCAGATACCGTCAAAAACTCGGTCGGTGTCTTGGACAGTCACGGAAACGTCAGGAGAGTCAGCGCTTCCGGAATCAGAATTTTCCTTCCAAACATTCCTGGAGTCGGCGTCCTTCGTCAGAGATGGTCCGTTACACCAGTACATCGTGATGGTTCTAGTGTACAGAAAGAACTGGACGCCATGAAAGAGATGATCAACCATATTGGCGCGTTCTCCAACTTGTTCCAAGAGCCCCCTGCGGTGAGCGGATCAGCTGTACAACAAGCTCCAGACGCACACTTCAGAACAAGTCTAGCTACCAAGGATCCCCCAGGAAGACATTACCACGAGCTTTTCATCGAGGACTCTGACTACAAACTGGCACTAAGTGGACAGACCGTCACCGCAGAAACCACCATGGAGAGCTCGCACACACACATGGTCGAGGTGGCTTACGATTCTCACACGCATCAGTGGGTAATCAAGAAGTGTGACGATATGGCCCACTGCTGGGACGGCCACTCTGAAATCCTGACCAAAATCCAGTGA